The genomic DNA aatatccctgtattagtaagcatcaccgataggaaatccgagtatctcgagatgcgcagaacgtatgcgcaatagcaatagtaggcaccgtccttaaaaggcATTGGCAGCAGCTACTGTATATATTGTTTGGCCAGCTAAAGCAAGTGCTCACTCGCTGGTGTCTCAGCACCCACGGGCAGAGCTTGCCTCCGCAATCGGGTTTTGCAAGGCCATGTGAATGAGTACAAATAAGGAAGAAACTAAAATTGAGCTTTGCGAATCCGTGATGGGACCCTATTGCATAAAGGCAAGTTGAAAGGATTAAACATCCTTGTATATATTGAACGTAGAGACGAATGACGTTTTACTTGAACAAGCATGACGTACTTATAGTTTACGTCTTAGAAAGTGCTGCGTACGCTGTCTATGTCGTGAGcaatttattacacataagacgagaattttcattgaaatagtttcctgaacgcaaattagaaacaaaaactcccTAACACTAgcaccaaatgcaaatttaatttaattcaataacaaagcaCGATTTGCaagagatgcacgagtgattggcttggaaaggccattacgctatcgttgattggttattcTTCCACAGGTGAAAGAGCTGtgcgccattctgattggctgtacaggcttttttcacatgtgaaaataaagggtatagatttgtacaaatgagctttatggaataaaattctcatgttgtgtgtaagaaattaatttttttttttgttagttcaACATAGGTCTGTTCTCTTTTTTGTGGTTAACTTTCATTAAACACTGTACACCGTTACCAGTTTTAAAACTGTGTGATGTGGACCACCATCTCGGTACATTATCCAACTTCGTCTTCAGTATCTGTTTTATACCCGTCCCTGAGAAAAAGATTCTTTATTGAAGTTTGGAGCTTAAAAACGCATGCGCGGGTCGGGATATGAATACAAATATGTTAAAAAATCgtcgtgaaactggtctcgctcggtcttgttacgctacgctacgctgcgtaagccaatTAAAAACCGGCTAAGggcatgtaaacaacatttcgagaccatTTTCGAGACGTTCCCGAACGAGTTTCGCACCATTATGATACGCGttgcaacgcctgctgaaacttgttttgcagcgccgttgcaAATAactttcagctaaaagtttcaacgtggaACATCGGTTTTAATTCCACAACCCCAAGCATAAACTATATCCATATCCTGACACGCCCAAGTGTTTTATGCAACTCCGAACTGGGTCATTAACCTTCATGAAACCATAAATTAAGCGTCTATTcttaatataattttattttttcactgaAATAGTTTCAATCATTGTAAGCATGGTGTCGGTCCTTTAATGTTTTTGTCCAGCACTGGTTTAATTGTTTTTCGGTAAAGAAATTCCATGTTTGTTCCTTGCACATGTTACTGTGGGTCTTTTGGTCGATTTTGTAACGTCCTCAAGAAGATGTCACTTTGACGTGGATGAAAATAAAGTAACAATGTAAATACGCAATTTCTGTGTCTCCTTTTTTGATGGTCTGcatgtgacgtcacggtggccatattgaatggcaagaacaataacttgtctccgctgggaactaaattttattattatgcaaattatgcgaaaataaattgtgttgtattgctatcaaacatggctgccgtgtCACGTGGGTGCAAACCCAGAATACGGATGCACTGTTGCTCCTATATGTTACTCCAGTGGTTTTGCCACATTTTTTGGCTCGACGTATTTATGTTCCCTGCCAATGGCGGATTTCATAGATCATATCGTCGTTGACGCTATTTATTGAGAAATTTAGATCCGCGTTCGCGGTTTACGGCAACGTACAGAAGACGGGCTCCTGCTTTCCGTAGAACCAAAAAACTGTTGTTACACCACGTTTCTCCCTTTTTTAGCTTGTTCCTTAGAAAAGAAGGCGGGTGGAAGAAAACTTGTGAAATGCCGATCTATTTTTTTGCTCCAAAGTtccaacaaataataataagggCGTTTTTCCAACTGTTGAACATGGATGCCTCGTTGCTAGGCGACAAAACGAAACTATTGTCTGAGGATCTCTGGAAAACAACTTGAATTGGATGTCACTCAAAGCAAATAAGGAAATCTTGCACAATTCCAAAGAGACTTGAAAGTCCACATAACTTGCATGAAGTGCGAGTTTTATAGAAGAGAGGTTTTCACGGCACATTTCTCGATGGAACTACGATCTAACTCTAACTTAATCTTTCTTCTTTCACTGAAATCATTTTGTTATGGCTGCTAAAAGCAAGCCTGAATAAATAACCTCTGGCAGTATGTGATTATGGTGAATAAAGCCACCCGTCGATGGTCCAGAGCAATTTGCGCAGGCTTTTTAATGATTAATGAAGTTAAAACCTTGAACGCCAATAAGACATTCGGCCGTTCTTATGCTCAGTGGACATTTCATCTGAGTTTTGGACTTCAGTCATCTGAACTGCAAAATAGCTCAAACTGCAACATGAGTGCGACCACCCTTCTGGCATTTCTGGTGCTGTGCATTCCTGTGGCTTGCGCAAGTAAGTGTTCCATGTTGTATTCCTCCTTTTCTGTAGAATGTTTATCTTACCTGACGTTGCTTTTGGGTGTAGTCGCCTAAGCCGCCATAAGATTATTACCTCTTAATCCGCACAGCATGTCTAGTACATAAACATCTCTTCTTTCGAtcatttaaaagaaatcttaTAATCCGGACCAATGTTCATTGGATTACACATTTTATATGAGACAGAGGCATGCCGTTTAACTGCAGCtggcaatttctgaaatgtgcCTTATGAATGTTAATTTGCAGTCGGAAAATGCTTTGAAACCCTTTTAAGTAAAAATGCTCTTTGTAATTTGAAAAGTCAACTATAAAGTAGCTGTAAGTTATTGCTTGCAATACTCAGTCACTCAGTTTTTAAGAATGTAAGTATTGTTGCAAGGTAATGTATCGATCTCTGATTAATAAACGAATTTTTTTAGTATGCACGAAAGAACCGACGGTGGTATTGAACCCTCCAAAAGCGGAGCTGTTTCACGAGTTTATCCTTATAAGATAATTCAAACCGCTGTTAAGTTACAATGGGACATTTGAGCAAATTTTAACTGTCCATAGATTGGTCAACCAGCGAGTCGAATTGAAATCATCTTTTTCATAACTGAAAGAAGTGAATGTCACTCTTACTGCTAAATTAAACTATCAGTGATAGTTTAATTTTGCAGTAAGAGTGACATTCACTTCTCACCCAAATTATGACTCCCATAGCAACAAGCAATAGCCGGAATAAATGCACCGAAATGGCAGCAAAGCGACGCCTAGAGACCTCTGGTAATCAGATAAGGATGAAACTTTCTTTAATAACCGGTCGGGAAGAAATGACATGTCGTGTGATCTTAGCAGCTGTAATGAAGACCATGCCCATTTAGCATGCGCAATGCGAGGCCTTCCTCGCTTCCTCGATGGGGAAGCCAATGTTTTCCCCAGAGTCCGCTGTTCTTTTGGTCAGcaaccaagaacacggactctggccacttgccttggaagtggccagagtctgtgttcttggtgctgaccaaaagaaaagcggagtctggggacgagattgtgggGAAGTCAAAGAGATATATACGTCTGTCAATAACTTCTCTTTTCTTTGACACATTCTTTATTTTTCAGAAATGTTACCTTCGTATTCCAGTCTTCAAAATTCTTACCCTGGAAATGTGGATTATGGTGGATTATATAGCGACCAGGATATCTTCAAAGCCCTCAATCTTTCCTTCTCCACtgtcaaagacaacaacacgtGTGTACTGCGCATGAGCACAGCCCTGAATCTGAACCGAGGTCATCAAGTGAAAAAGCCTTACTACGGGAGCTCAAAAGGCACCGCCAATAACTATTACTTCTTTGACCTTAAAAAGTTTCTAAGTTACCTTGAAAAGATGTACGGATTTCCAATCTCATCCAATACAACAGATACTTTTCTCAGTGTACCAGGAATCATGTTCATCAACGTCTCACATGTCCAAACGTCGAGCGACGTTTGCAATATTCTGCTGTGGAATGGCGCGGGTTTTCATCAAGGGAAAAGTTATCTCCACCACTCTTCTATCGAGAAGGTTTACTTGTGGCCAGCTCCAGCTGGTAGGAATGAAATACATATAAGCTAGTCTTTtataatttcctataataattGCTTTGCACGGAGAAACAGCAAACCTCTTTCTTCCGCATTTTCAAATGTAtcgttttttcttcttcctttgCATTTCATGATATGTCTTGAGTTgcagcaagagaaaatgaggtgacagagaaggaggctcccggtccagcccttgggatatgtcatgtccacgaaagttatttttagacgagcggaagtcttccgagacgtccgcatgcaggccaacctcggtccgatgtttgaaagaaaatatatattcatcagtcttccacgtgcgccatcaatttctcttttcactaagaacctgagagcgaagcaagactgcatgcggacgtctcggaagacagacttcccctagaacaaagacttccgctcgtctaaaaataactttcgtggacataacatatcccagccaacgccttgagcctccctctctgttcttcattttctcctcagtgaTCGAGTAAAGCGGCGATAAGCACATGAACAGAAATATTTCATGGGTcgtagattaaaaaaaaaaacatcagtaCGTAAGCATATATTGGCGGTTTTCTTATTGCTAGCGGAGAAGCgacaatatattttttaaagggccaccgacaaccagtgtcctttgcgcgcctttgttgttgttattatccgggcaatcgaatcggccggttcgcttcagaaacatccggtgaagaagaacttctgcgaattcgctgttcgatttgttttttaatccaaacgccttcctcctttcgttccataatcttaaggttgaagtagtgagccaaataacatggcgcttttccttcctcggcggacgacctttcttcacagttttcatttcgcttttaacacgaacacaacacccaaataacgccaaaaatacaatatttaagcattaaggaaaatattaacaaagtttgaagctactgggcatccaaaacacgacgatgtgaggcgatggaatttgacttttcaagaaatactagtttctgtattacagaaaaaGGCGCCAATAGCTTGCACGCCcgcaaagacttgtggttgtcggtggccctttaaatGTAAATTTCGAAATATAGACAGCTTACGTTTAGGCGGAAACTGAGAACGAAAGAAAATTGGGCCAGAAGAAATGTGGAACTCGAGCGCTGACCCACGCATTCAGTACAACTAGCAGCAAAATGTTATTTGCACTGCGCCATGATTTATTTACACAGCAAAGCAAGCACGTCCCCGCAGTCTTGTGTTGTCATTACAACTCGAATCACCCTTTTGGTACACTGCGAAGCAACTGTTTTAACGCAACAAAACAGGCTACATACGCCTTCCACGCTCTTCGATTTTTCGCGCACTCCCGGATTTCTTCGCGTTGAATACTCCCGCTCTCTCATTTGCCCTTCAAACACAGGCCTGACCAACCTTTTAGTGATTAAAAAACTGTGGACTTTTCTAATTTTTTAGTATGATGGTCTGTTTTTCATGGCTTCAGGTGGGTGTGGCATCAATTTGAAAGTAGAACAATCCACCTGTTTCCCGTCAAAGTCAAAAGTTGAGCTAAAATCTGGAAAGAAGATTTCTATGAACGAACTCGATGTCGGCGACTTGGTCAAAACTTACTCGAAGGAGGGCGAGGTCAAGTTCAGCCCAGTGATTACGTTCCTGGACCAAGACGTTGATTACAAAGGTTATCTGCTTAACTTGTTGATTTGCGTCCTTCAAGTTGTTCAGTTCCACGTTTCCATCTTTCTATTTGTGCATCAATTCTCTTAATTCAAGCAGGAAGCAGAGCGGCCCTGTCGAGTAGTGCGCTTGCCTTGAGTTCCGGAGATCCCGAGTCCAGGAGAGGTTCTGACCACTGGtagaatttgttcctggtagtcccagGTTCATCTTCTCAGCTGTACTTggaaatagccaactggtttgacttcggccggttgggattcttaacagttgttgttgaatgttacgttctgtcgtgattgtgtttcattggccctgaaaagcccccatggggagtggtcaattaagtatgtattgtattaatTCCTTCCAACGAAAAAATACCAAATACCCCTCAAAGTAAGTTCCTTGAAGTAATTCACAAAGTGACTCtactcattcactcactcattcactcatTCACTCGCACGCTCACTAACTCACTCCTTTCCTGCCTTTTCTTTCActtatttttaatctttttttttttctcaggccACTATTACACCATTTCCACCGCGTGTGGCAATGAAATAACGCTCAGTGAAGCCCATCTTATCTTTAAGATGACTCCAACATCATATGATATCAAAAGTGACTTTGTCCATGCCTCGCAAGTGAGACCCGGTGACTACGTTGATGTTCATAGTCGTCGATATGGGCGCTTTCCTGAGATGGTGATATCGATCTCGGTTGCCGAGCAAAGGGGCGCCTTTGCACCAGTTACCGAGGAGGGTACCATGCTCGTGGATAATGTTTGGGTATCGTGTTACGCTGACCTTGCAGATCATGATTTGGCCGACACACTGATGACACCATTGAAGCGGCTCTACGGCCTTGCTCCTCATGTGTTGGGACCCAGGGGAATGTACGTCCACAAGTACCTTAAAGGAGTTCTTCGCCCCATTGGTGTGAGGATCTTTGGCGAAGAAACGTTTTATCAGAATACTCAAAAGAAGGTCTTGATTGAAGATGACACCTCCACTGAATTACTATTGATAAACAAGGACGACGAGTGATTATATAACACAAGTTAAACGTTGATGACAAACGCGCTCAGATCGATTATAAAAGCAGATGAAAAAGTAGTGTTTGTTGTCGTTCACAATACTAAAGCAGCTGTAGACAAAATTTAGTTACAAATTAAACGGCCCACTTATCATGAATTTCAATTCTCTTTTTGCACAAATCTTGGCAAGGTTCCACCCATTAA from Montipora capricornis isolate CH-2021 chromosome 2, ASM3666992v2, whole genome shotgun sequence includes the following:
- the LOC138038568 gene encoding uncharacterized protein; the protein is MVNKATRRWSRAICAGFLMINEVKTLNANKTFGRSYAQWTFHLSFGLQSSELQNSSNCNMSATTLLAFLVLCIPVACAKMLPSYSSLQNSYPGNVDYGGLYSDQDIFKALNLSFSTVKDNNTCVLRMSTALNLNRGHQVKKPYYGSSKGTANNYYFFDLKKFLSYLEKMYGFPISSNTTDTFLSVPGIMFINVSHVQTSSDVCNILLWNGAGFHQGKSYLHHSSIEKVYLWPAPAGGCGINLKVEQSTCFPSKSKVELKSGKKISMNELDVGDLVKTYSKEGEVKFSPVITFLDQDVDYKGHYYTISTACGNEITLSEAHLIFKMTPTSYDIKSDFVHASQVRPGDYVDVHSRRYGRFPEMVISISVAEQRGAFAPVTEEGTMLVDNVWVSCYADLADHDLADTLMTPLKRLYGLAPHVLGPRGMYVHKYLKGVLRPIGVRIFGEETFYQNTQKKVLIEDDTSTELLLINKDDE